A genomic window from Massilia sp. METH4 includes:
- a CDS encoding aspartate aminotransferase family protein: MTTTPIVPELPDTKGLQRLDAAHYLHPFTDHAALARNGARVMVRGDGIYLWDSDGRKVLDAMSGLWCVNVGYGRRSITEAVARQMDTLPFYNSFFNTTTIPAVQLAAKLAKIAPEGFNHVFFTGSGSEANDTNVRMVRRYWDLAGQPDRTVIISRHNAYHGSTMAGASLGGMSGMHVQGGLPIPGIVHIEQPHYADHGAGMTPEEFGIHAAGWLEERIKELGPGKVAAFIGEPIQGAGGVIIPPPTYWPEIRRICDKYDVLLIADEVITGFGRLGTWFASERFGMRPDLITFAKGVTSGYVPLGGVLVSDRVADVLIAGGDFNHGFTYSGHPVACAAALENIRIIEEEGIMERVAHDTGPYLKQRFGSLAAHPLVGTAESCGFVAGLALVRRKAANVHYQVRFDPALGVGMLCRAHMFEHGIIMRAVGDRMIIAPPLVMTRDQVDEMIQKIRFCLDLTLAEVMERGWLS; encoded by the coding sequence ATGACCACCACCCCGATCGTGCCGGAACTGCCGGACACCAAGGGCTTGCAGCGGCTCGACGCCGCGCATTATCTCCACCCGTTCACGGATCACGCGGCGCTGGCGCGGAACGGCGCGCGCGTGATGGTCCGTGGCGACGGCATCTACCTGTGGGACTCGGATGGGCGCAAGGTGCTCGATGCGATGTCCGGCCTGTGGTGCGTCAACGTGGGGTATGGTCGCCGAAGTATCACCGAGGCGGTGGCGCGGCAGATGGATACGCTGCCGTTCTACAACAGCTTCTTCAACACCACCACCATCCCCGCCGTGCAGCTGGCCGCGAAGCTGGCGAAGATCGCGCCCGAGGGCTTCAATCACGTGTTCTTCACGGGCTCCGGCTCCGAGGCGAACGATACGAACGTGCGCATGGTGCGCCGCTACTGGGACCTGGCGGGCCAGCCCGACCGCACGGTGATCATCAGCCGCCACAACGCCTACCACGGCAGCACCATGGCCGGGGCATCGCTGGGCGGCATGAGCGGCATGCACGTGCAGGGCGGGCTGCCGATTCCCGGCATCGTGCACATCGAACAGCCGCATTACGCCGACCATGGCGCGGGCATGACGCCGGAGGAATTCGGCATCCACGCGGCCGGCTGGCTGGAAGAACGGATCAAGGAACTGGGGCCCGGCAAGGTGGCGGCCTTCATCGGCGAGCCGATCCAGGGTGCCGGCGGCGTCATCATCCCGCCGCCGACCTACTGGCCGGAGATCCGCCGCATCTGCGACAAGTACGACGTGCTGCTGATCGCGGACGAAGTGATCACCGGCTTCGGCCGGCTAGGCACGTGGTTCGCGTCCGAGCGCTTCGGCATGCGGCCCGACCTCATCACGTTCGCCAAGGGCGTCACGTCGGGCTATGTGCCGCTGGGCGGCGTGCTGGTGAGCGACCGCGTTGCCGATGTGCTGATCGCCGGCGGCGACTTCAACCACGGCTTCACGTATTCCGGCCATCCGGTGGCCTGCGCCGCGGCGCTGGAGAATATCCGCATCATCGAGGAAGAAGGCATCATGGAGCGGGTGGCCCACGATACCGGGCCTTACCTGAAGCAGCGCTTCGGCAGCCTGGCCGCCCACCCGCTGGTGGGCACGGCCGAAAGCTGCGGCTTCGTGGCGGGGCTGGCGCTGGTGCGGCGCAAGGCCGCGAACGTGCATTACCAGGTGCGTTTCGACCCGGCGCTGGGCGTGGGCATGCTGTGCCGCGCCCACATGTTCGAGCACGGCATCATCATGCGCGCGGTGGGGGACAGGATGATCATCGCGCCGCCGCTGGTGATGACGCGCGACCAGGTCGACGAGATGATCCAGAAGATCCGCTTCTGCCTCGACCTGACGCTGGCCGAGGTGATGGAGCGGGGCTGGCTGAGCTGA
- a CDS encoding response regulator transcription factor, which produces MRRILIVDDDQKTRILLKTYLEKNQYAVDLAHDGATFLAEFNRQADSLSMVILDVMLPDTDGFALCRVVRQRSNVPIIMLTASSDETDRVVGLELGADDYISKPYSPRELLARIKAIHRRTGMDNAAAPRYYRFDGFTLDTVERTVTGPAGPVPLTGLDFQLLKFFVEHAGDILDRSVLCEGTRGRDAGPMDRFLDVQISRLRLRLNEGGGNPRLIKSVRGVGYVFSADVTASHA; this is translated from the coding sequence ATGCGCAGGATCCTGATAGTCGACGACGACCAGAAAACCCGTATTCTCCTGAAGACCTACCTGGAAAAGAACCAGTATGCGGTCGACCTGGCGCATGACGGCGCCACGTTCCTGGCCGAGTTCAACCGCCAGGCCGATTCACTGTCGATGGTGATCCTCGACGTGATGCTGCCCGATACCGACGGCTTCGCCCTGTGCCGCGTCGTGCGGCAGCGCTCGAACGTGCCCATCATCATGCTTACCGCCAGTTCCGACGAGACCGACCGCGTGGTGGGCCTGGAGCTCGGTGCGGACGACTACATCTCCAAGCCGTACAGCCCGCGCGAGCTGCTGGCACGCATCAAGGCCATCCACCGCCGCACCGGCATGGACAACGCCGCCGCGCCGCGCTACTACCGCTTCGACGGCTTCACGCTCGATACGGTGGAGCGCACCGTCACGGGGCCGGCGGGGCCGGTGCCGTTGACGGGGCTGGACTTCCAGCTGCTCAAGTTCTTCGTCGAACATGCCGGCGATATCCTCGACCGCAGCGTTTTGTGCGAAGGAACGCGCGGCCGCGATGCGGGGCCGATGGACCGCTTCCTCGACGTGCAGATCAGCCGCCTGCGCCTGCGCCTGAACGAGGGCGGCGGCAACCCGCGCCTGATCAAGAGCGTGCGCGGCGTGGGCTACGTGTTCTCGGCCGACGTGACGGCATCCCATGCCTGA
- a CDS encoding sodium:solute symporter family protein: protein MNNTLIIFVVLYLLGTLALGMWAGTRIKNTSDFAVAGRSLPLIMVITTTFATWFGAETVMGVPAKFVQGGLNAVIEDPFGAGTCLILVGLFFASKLYKLNLLTIGDYYRQRYGKGIEVFCSVAIILSYLGWVAAQITALGLVFAVLTNGALAPAAGMVIGTLAVLIYVVVGGFLAVAVTDFIQMIVLVVGMAIIAVFAADLAGGAGNVLDMAQRADLWRLWPEPTFTDIVFFFAAAITMMFGSIPQQDVFQRVMSAKDAPTARAGAVIGGASYIIFGFVPMFIVAAAVVVMGDSAMELAKNDYQRLLPTFVMTKMPLMMQILFFGALLSAIKSTSSATLLAPSTSFVENILKNLRPGMTDKQQLLAMRVTIVIFAALVLAYAIAMQGTSIYELVSSAYQVTLVGAFIPLVMGLYWKRATTQGAILSIGAGIIVWVLFFPQISDLGEAFPGQLAGLLAALAGMIVGSLAPQVLKNRQEEPKHIAGAKA from the coding sequence ATGAACAACACCCTGATCATTTTCGTCGTGCTCTATCTCCTGGGGACGCTGGCCCTCGGCATGTGGGCGGGCACGCGGATCAAGAATACGAGCGACTTCGCCGTCGCCGGCCGCAGCCTGCCGCTGATCATGGTCATCACGACCACTTTTGCCACCTGGTTCGGCGCCGAGACCGTGATGGGCGTGCCGGCCAAGTTCGTGCAGGGCGGCCTGAACGCCGTGATCGAGGACCCGTTCGGCGCCGGTACCTGCCTGATCCTGGTGGGCCTGTTCTTCGCGTCGAAACTGTATAAATTGAACCTGCTGACGATCGGCGACTACTATCGCCAGCGCTACGGCAAGGGCATCGAGGTGTTCTGCTCGGTGGCGATCATCCTCAGCTACCTGGGCTGGGTCGCCGCGCAGATCACGGCGCTGGGCCTGGTGTTCGCGGTGCTCACCAATGGTGCACTGGCGCCCGCGGCCGGCATGGTGATCGGCACCCTGGCCGTGCTGATCTACGTGGTGGTGGGCGGCTTCCTCGCCGTCGCCGTCACCGACTTCATCCAGATGATCGTGCTGGTGGTGGGCATGGCCATCATCGCCGTCTTCGCGGCCGACCTGGCCGGCGGCGCCGGCAATGTGCTGGACATGGCGCAGCGGGCCGACCTGTGGCGCCTGTGGCCGGAACCCACGTTCACCGATATCGTGTTCTTCTTCGCTGCCGCGATCACGATGATGTTCGGCAGCATTCCGCAGCAGGACGTGTTCCAGCGCGTGATGTCGGCCAAGGATGCGCCCACCGCCCGCGCCGGTGCCGTGATCGGCGGCGCCAGCTACATCATCTTCGGCTTCGTGCCCATGTTCATCGTGGCCGCCGCCGTGGTGGTGATGGGCGACAGCGCGATGGAGCTGGCGAAAAACGACTACCAGCGCCTGCTGCCCACCTTCGTGATGACGAAGATGCCGCTGATGATGCAGATCCTGTTCTTCGGCGCGCTGCTGTCGGCCATCAAGAGCACGTCGTCGGCCACGCTGCTGGCGCCGTCGACGAGCTTCGTGGAAAACATCCTGAAGAACCTGCGCCCTGGCATGACGGACAAGCAGCAGCTGCTGGCCATGCGCGTGACGATCGTCATCTTCGCGGCGCTGGTGCTGGCCTATGCCATCGCGATGCAGGGCACGTCGATCTATGAACTGGTGTCCTCGGCCTACCAGGTGACGCTCGTGGGCGCCTTCATCCCGCTGGTGATGGGCCTGTACTGGAAGCGCGCCACCACGCAGGGTGCGATCCTGTCGATCGGCGCCGGCATCATCGTGTGGGTGCTGTTCTTCCCGCAGATCAGCGACCTGGGCGAAGCGTTCCCGGGCCAGCTGGCCGGCCTGCTGGCCGCGCTGGCCGGCATGATCGTCGGTTCGCTGGCGCCACAGGTGTTGAAGAATCGCCAGGAAGAACCGAAGCACATCGCCGGCGCGAAGGCGTGA
- a CDS encoding ABC transporter substrate-binding protein, with translation MKHIDHHILRKALAAVCLAACAGGVAAREQSLQVLHWWKSASERQAVGMIARRLGEHDVRWRDALVPSGSGVGAGIVLRSRMLAKDAPEVAQLNGIVVRDWARLGLLLELDAVAAAGKWDKLLLPTVAATIKHDGHVYAAPLGIHRINSMFYNRQLMLRLGLAVPATWAEFERIAPRLQRAGIVPLAQSSEPWQVATLFETMVLAEGADLYRSLFHRRDAAAYADPRLGAALLRLRSAKRWMGSPIRESNWVDSVRELAEGRAAMMVMGDWVKGELLARGLAVDEDFGCAAAPGTGRYHLYNVDTLSMLGAHAEARAAQEKLAALALSPSLQADYNMIKGSVPVLANPARAKMDACARASWQLFSSGTAAQVPSLVHRMATDEIVRDAIVAEVHRFFLNDSVPVEDAQRRLGTIARTYIKTQ, from the coding sequence ATGAAGCACATCGACCACCACATATTGCGCAAGGCCCTGGCGGCCGTGTGCCTGGCTGCCTGCGCGGGCGGAGTGGCGGCACGCGAGCAGTCGCTTCAGGTGCTGCACTGGTGGAAGTCGGCCAGCGAACGCCAGGCGGTGGGCATGATCGCCAGGCGCCTGGGGGAACACGACGTGCGCTGGCGCGATGCGCTGGTGCCCAGCGGTTCCGGGGTCGGCGCGGGCATCGTGCTGCGCAGCCGCATGCTGGCCAAGGACGCGCCGGAGGTGGCGCAGCTGAACGGCATCGTGGTGCGCGACTGGGCGCGCCTGGGCCTACTGCTGGAACTGGATGCGGTGGCCGCCGCCGGCAAGTGGGACAAGCTGCTGTTGCCGACCGTTGCCGCCACGATCAAGCACGATGGCCACGTGTATGCCGCGCCGCTCGGCATCCACCGCATCAACAGCATGTTCTACAACCGCCAGTTGATGCTCCGCCTGGGGCTGGCGGTGCCGGCCACCTGGGCCGAGTTCGAACGCATCGCTCCCCGCCTGCAGCGGGCCGGCATCGTGCCGCTGGCCCAGAGCAGCGAACCATGGCAGGTGGCCACGCTGTTCGAGACGATGGTGCTGGCCGAGGGGGCGGACCTGTATCGCAGCCTGTTCCATCGGCGCGATGCGGCGGCCTACGCCGATCCGCGCCTGGGCGCCGCGTTGCTGCGGCTGCGCTCGGCGAAGCGCTGGATGGGCAGCCCGATCCGGGAAAGCAACTGGGTCGACAGCGTGCGCGAGCTCGCCGAAGGACGCGCCGCCATGATGGTGATGGGCGACTGGGTGAAGGGCGAGCTGCTGGCCCGCGGACTGGCCGTGGACGAGGACTTCGGCTGCGCGGCGGCGCCCGGGACCGGGCGCTACCACCTGTACAATGTCGACACGCTGAGCATGCTGGGTGCGCACGCCGAGGCGCGCGCCGCCCAGGAAAAGCTGGCCGCGCTGGCACTGTCGCCATCGTTGCAGGCCGATTACAACATGATCAAGGGATCTGTCCCGGTGCTGGCGAATCCCGCGCGGGCGAAAATGGATGCCTGCGCGCGCGCCTCCTGGCAACTGTTCAGCAGCGGTACCGCGGCGCAGGTGCCGAGCCTGGTCCACCGCATGGCCACCGACGAGATCGTGCGCGACGCGATCGTGGCCGAGGTCCACCGTTTTTTCCTGAATGACAGCGTGCCGGTGGAAGATGCGCAGCGCCGGCTCGGCACCATCGCCCGTACCTACATCAAGACCCAATAG
- a CDS encoding carbohydrate porin, which produces MIGKFAVKPLGAALALAFACGTAIAGDHDTEGFHGYLRAGIGNSNHGGTQSCYGLGGITMTYRLGNECDSFTELGYTQEVAKAANGASFVGTVWATAYKNSSDFGDADLEVAKLYIEARNLPFLKGGTAWAGKRYYMRPDIHILDLQYINMNGTGAGIDRYPLGPGKASYAIFKDNDFNTRDPATGLVVDSPSATRQVFLYEGLPTNRDGALDIAASVITAEGTDERTHDGWQLSVFHRQRGVLGGANNLGVQYGVGPGTGMDGPCCARIGPAGSTLLGSDYTRLRVFDELFIQPTRDFGISLVALHQRDKNGPNGTTTWNTIGGRPSYALADNFKLQAELGVTTLKSSTMPGTARLTKLTIAPTISLARDYWSRPELRLFATYGKWNDAATPLVNAFNNSGPVYGTDTSGFSYGVHLEAWW; this is translated from the coding sequence ATGATCGGAAAGTTCGCCGTCAAACCTCTTGGCGCCGCGCTGGCGCTGGCATTCGCCTGTGGCACGGCCATCGCGGGCGACCACGATACGGAAGGGTTCCACGGCTACCTGCGCGCCGGCATCGGCAACAGCAACCACGGCGGCACGCAAAGCTGCTATGGCCTCGGCGGCATCACCATGACTTACCGCCTTGGCAACGAATGCGACAGTTTCACTGAACTCGGCTATACGCAGGAAGTGGCGAAAGCCGCCAACGGCGCCAGCTTCGTGGGAACCGTGTGGGCCACCGCGTACAAGAACAGCTCGGACTTCGGTGATGCCGACCTGGAAGTGGCCAAGCTGTACATCGAGGCACGCAACCTCCCCTTCCTCAAGGGCGGCACCGCGTGGGCGGGCAAGCGCTACTACATGCGCCCCGACATCCACATCCTCGACTTGCAATACATCAATATGAACGGCACCGGCGCCGGTATCGACCGCTATCCGCTCGGCCCGGGCAAGGCCAGCTACGCGATCTTCAAGGACAACGACTTCAACACCAGGGACCCGGCCACGGGCCTCGTGGTCGACTCGCCGTCCGCCACGCGCCAGGTATTCCTCTACGAAGGCCTGCCGACCAACCGCGACGGCGCGCTGGACATCGCCGCCTCGGTCATCACCGCCGAGGGAACGGACGAACGCACGCATGACGGCTGGCAGCTGTCGGTATTCCACCGCCAGCGGGGCGTGCTGGGTGGCGCCAACAATTTGGGCGTGCAATACGGCGTGGGACCGGGCACCGGCATGGACGGTCCATGCTGCGCCCGCATCGGCCCGGCCGGCAGCACGCTGCTGGGATCGGATTACACGCGCTTGCGCGTATTCGATGAACTCTTCATCCAGCCCACCAGGGACTTCGGCATCTCCCTCGTGGCGCTGCACCAGCGCGACAAGAACGGCCCGAACGGCACCACCACCTGGAACACGATCGGCGGTCGCCCATCGTATGCGCTGGCGGACAACTTCAAGCTGCAGGCCGAACTGGGCGTGACGACGCTGAAGTCCTCCACCATGCCCGGCACGGCACGCCTGACGAAGCTGACGATCGCGCCGACCATCAGCCTGGCGCGCGACTACTGGTCGCGCCCGGAACTGCGGCTGTTCGCCACCTACGGCAAATGGAACGACGCCGCGACGCCGCTGGTGAACGCCTTCAACAACTCGGGCCCCGTGTATGGCACCGATACGAGCGGCTTCTCGTACGGCGTCCACCTCGAGGCCTGGTGGTAA
- a CDS encoding type II TA system antitoxin MqsA family protein has product MLENCPGCGADSLVYDKHGVSYTYKDRHTTLPGVTAYHCPQCGDVTLDPAAVHHFDELVARFHRRVDAELAEPAAIAAVRRKLRLDPREADDLFGTESGAFARYEAGEAVPHPSTVKLLKLLERHPELLDELHG; this is encoded by the coding sequence ATGTTGGAGAACTGCCCCGGGTGTGGCGCCGACTCCCTCGTGTATGACAAGCACGGCGTGTCGTACACCTACAAGGACCGCCATACCACACTGCCCGGCGTAACCGCCTACCACTGCCCGCAATGCGGCGACGTGACGCTCGACCCCGCCGCCGTGCACCACTTCGACGAGCTCGTTGCCCGCTTCCACCGCCGGGTCGACGCCGAGCTGGCCGAACCGGCGGCCATCGCGGCCGTGCGCCGCAAGCTGCGGCTGGACCCGCGCGAGGCCGACGACCTGTTCGGCACCGAAAGCGGCGCTTTCGCCCGCTATGAGGCGGGCGAGGCCGTTCCGCATCCCTCGACCGTGAAGCTGCTCAAGCTGCTCGAACGGCACCCCGAACTGCTCGACGAATTGCACGGGTGA
- a CDS encoding ATP-binding protein, translated as MPDALRRLRLPGRILPDSLQGRLILVMVIGVLLTQLVGNVIWAAQRRAEARDEARTAAQHLAHGAASAVRFFLSLPPNYRPLIIQQFREMGGTRFFANINRGPVPLRPLGPQELADAALEQVGATLKEDLPGKPAVRIAFAWPERLPVDDDGATLAGLPEAWTQPVLLARSAPVLVIQVELEPGHWLYLATLMPNPYFLETGNPLTRDRLLLQALSLAAVLLVSILVVRWITRPLAALADAATAFGKGENPPALPHAGSREFVATARAFEEMRRRIVRYMEDRERLFVSISHDLRTPIMRLKLRTELLDEDALRDEFHDDLDELEMMVKGALQTVKDSDIHENATEVRLDALLGRMVRDARLAGHEVSFTPSGLAVTARPLALKRAIGNLLDNALYYGERVELTAGERAGDIEIVVRDHGPGVPEAALAALGQPYTRLEHGRSRNSGGMGLGISIARGIVQAHGGTLALANAPGGGLRATIVLPGGLFAPA; from the coding sequence ATGCCTGACGCGCTGCGCCGGCTGCGCCTGCCGGGCCGCATCCTGCCCGACTCATTGCAGGGCCGCCTGATCCTCGTGATGGTGATCGGCGTGCTGTTGACGCAGCTGGTCGGCAACGTCATCTGGGCCGCGCAGCGCCGCGCCGAGGCGCGCGACGAAGCGAGGACGGCCGCGCAGCACCTCGCGCACGGCGCCGCCAGCGCGGTGCGCTTCTTCCTCAGCCTGCCGCCGAACTACCGGCCGTTGATCATCCAGCAGTTTCGCGAGATGGGCGGCACGCGCTTTTTCGCCAACATCAATCGCGGCCCGGTTCCGTTGCGGCCGCTGGGCCCGCAGGAGCTGGCCGACGCCGCGCTGGAGCAGGTGGGCGCCACGCTGAAGGAAGACCTTCCCGGCAAGCCCGCCGTGCGCATCGCTTTCGCCTGGCCGGAGCGGCTGCCGGTGGACGACGACGGCGCCACCCTGGCCGGCCTGCCGGAAGCGTGGACCCAGCCTGTCCTGCTGGCCAGGAGCGCCCCGGTGCTGGTGATCCAGGTTGAACTGGAACCCGGCCACTGGCTGTACCTCGCCACGCTGATGCCGAACCCCTATTTCCTCGAAACGGGCAACCCGCTCACGCGCGACAGGCTGCTGCTGCAGGCGCTATCGCTGGCGGCGGTGCTGCTGGTGTCGATCCTCGTGGTGCGCTGGATCACCCGCCCGCTGGCCGCGCTGGCCGATGCGGCAACCGCTTTCGGCAAGGGAGAGAACCCGCCGGCGCTGCCGCATGCGGGCAGCCGCGAGTTCGTCGCGACCGCGCGGGCGTTCGAGGAGATGCGCCGGCGCATCGTGCGCTACATGGAAGACCGCGAGCGGCTGTTCGTGTCGATCTCGCACGACCTGCGCACGCCGATCATGCGGCTCAAGCTGCGCACCGAGCTGCTCGACGAAGACGCCCTGCGCGACGAATTCCACGACGATCTCGACGAGCTGGAAATGATGGTCAAGGGCGCGTTGCAGACCGTGAAGGACAGCGACATCCACGAGAACGCCACCGAGGTGCGGCTCGACGCGCTGCTGGGGCGCATGGTGCGCGATGCGCGGCTGGCCGGCCACGAGGTGTCCTTCACGCCTTCCGGCCTGGCGGTCACGGCCAGGCCGCTGGCGCTCAAGCGGGCCATCGGCAACCTGCTCGACAATGCCCTGTACTACGGCGAGCGGGTGGAGCTCACGGCCGGCGAGCGCGCCGGCGATATCGAGATCGTGGTGCGCGACCACGGGCCGGGCGTGCCCGAGGCGGCGCTGGCGGCGCTGGGCCAGCCTTACACGCGGCTCGAACACGGCCGCAGCCGCAACAGCGGCGGCATGGGCCTGGGCATCAGCATCGCCCGCGGCATCGTGCAGGCGCACGGGGGCACGCTGGCGCTGGCCAATGCGCCGGGCGGGGGATTGCGCGCCACCATCGTGCTGCCGGGCGGGCTGTTCGCGCCGGCATAG
- a CDS encoding gamma-glutamyl-gamma-aminobutyrate hydrolase family protein: protein MRRPIVLVPACTRQIGHFPNHAAQNKYVNAVVLGARCMPLVLPALAELTDMEAVLHVADGIMLTGSASNVHSDLYGQPIRNPALPLDAARDATTLPLIRAAMKRGIPILGICRGFQEINVALGGTLHQAVQDLPGMMDHRDREDDSLEVQYGPAHPIRLTPGGKFAEMLGNPEEIIVNSLHGQGIDKLAPGLTVEAVAHDGLVEAYTVSTAHGFTLAVQWHPEWRITENPDSMKMFLAFGNACREYQASRQERG, encoded by the coding sequence ATGCGCCGTCCTATCGTCCTCGTGCCTGCGTGTACCCGGCAGATCGGGCATTTCCCGAATCATGCCGCACAGAACAAGTATGTGAACGCCGTCGTCCTTGGCGCGCGCTGCATGCCGCTGGTCTTGCCCGCGCTGGCCGAGTTGACGGACATGGAAGCGGTGCTGCACGTCGCGGACGGCATCATGTTGACCGGTTCGGCTTCCAACGTGCATTCCGACCTGTATGGCCAGCCGATCCGCAACCCGGCGCTGCCGCTGGACGCGGCGCGCGACGCCACCACGCTGCCCCTGATCCGGGCGGCCATGAAGCGCGGCATTCCCATCCTGGGCATCTGCCGCGGCTTCCAGGAAATCAACGTGGCGCTCGGCGGAACCCTGCACCAGGCCGTGCAGGATTTGCCGGGCATGATGGACCACCGCGACCGCGAAGACGATTCGCTGGAAGTGCAATACGGTCCCGCGCACCCGATCCGGCTCACGCCCGGCGGCAAGTTTGCGGAGATGCTGGGCAATCCGGAGGAAATCATCGTCAATTCCCTGCATGGCCAGGGGATCGACAAGCTGGCGCCGGGCCTCACCGTGGAAGCGGTGGCGCACGACGGCCTGGTGGAAGCCTATACCGTGAGCACCGCGCATGGTTTCACCCTGGCGGTGCAATGGCACCCCGAGTGGCGCATCACGGAAAACCCCGATTCGATGAAGATGTTCCTGGCATTCGGTAACGCGTGCCGCGAATACCAGGCGAGCCGACAGGAGCGGGGTTGA
- a CDS encoding glutamine synthetase family protein, protein MAIRENFTYTDMEEWLNDKRVTEIECLVPDLTGVARGKILPRVKFTQERGMRIPEAILGMTVTGNSPTDDPAYERAISNVDRDMILKADPTTITMVPWATDPTAQVIHDCYFGDGRLVDFAPRSVLRRVLRLYEDKGWKPVVAPELEFYLTDKISDPDLPLKAPVGRSGRAETSRQVYSIDAVNEFDPLFEDIYDYCDLMGLDVDTLIHEIGAGQMEINFLHGEPLGLADKVFFFKRTLREAALKHHMYATFMAKPMAGEPGSAMHIHQSVVDAKTGWNIFSNEDGSPSQLFKHYIGGLQRYMPSALAIVAPYVNSYRRLVRHTAAPINIQWGIDNRTVGFRVPESGIHDRRVENRIIGSDANPYLALAVTLACGYLGMTEQIDPTAITTGSAYEKEYELPQGLPEALHLLRKEEKLRWVLGERFIDVYAAIKELEHQEFMTVISPWEREHLLLHV, encoded by the coding sequence ATGGCGATCCGCGAAAATTTCACCTATACGGACATGGAAGAGTGGCTCAACGATAAGCGAGTCACCGAAATCGAATGCCTGGTGCCGGACTTGACCGGCGTTGCCCGCGGGAAGATCCTGCCGCGCGTGAAGTTCACGCAGGAGCGCGGCATGCGCATTCCCGAGGCCATCCTGGGCATGACCGTCACCGGCAATTCCCCCACCGACGATCCGGCCTACGAAAGGGCGATCTCGAACGTGGACCGCGACATGATCCTGAAGGCCGACCCCACCACGATCACGATGGTGCCGTGGGCCACCGACCCCACCGCGCAAGTCATCCACGACTGCTATTTCGGCGACGGCCGGCTGGTCGACTTCGCACCGCGTTCCGTACTCCGCCGCGTGCTGCGGCTGTACGAGGACAAGGGCTGGAAGCCCGTGGTGGCGCCGGAACTGGAGTTTTATCTCACCGACAAGATCTCGGATCCCGACCTGCCGCTGAAGGCGCCGGTGGGCCGCAGCGGCCGCGCCGAGACCTCGCGCCAGGTGTACAGCATCGACGCCGTCAACGAATTCGACCCGCTGTTCGAGGATATCTACGATTACTGCGACCTGATGGGGCTGGACGTGGACACGCTGATCCACGAGATCGGTGCCGGGCAGATGGAAATCAACTTCCTGCACGGCGAACCGCTGGGCCTGGCGGACAAGGTGTTCTTCTTCAAGCGCACCCTGCGCGAGGCGGCCCTGAAGCACCACATGTACGCCACCTTCATGGCCAAGCCGATGGCCGGCGAGCCGGGGTCGGCGATGCACATCCACCAGAGCGTCGTTGACGCCAAGACGGGCTGGAACATCTTCTCGAACGAGGACGGCTCGCCGTCGCAGCTGTTCAAGCACTATATCGGCGGCTTGCAGCGCTACATGCCTTCGGCGCTGGCGATCGTGGCGCCGTACGTGAACTCCTACCGCCGCCTGGTGCGCCACACCGCAGCGCCGATCAATATCCAGTGGGGCATCGACAACCGCACCGTCGGCTTCCGCGTGCCCGAATCCGGCATCCACGACCGGCGCGTGGAAAACCGCATCATCGGCTCGGATGCCAACCCTTACCTGGCCCTGGCCGTCACCCTGGCATGCGGCTACCTCGGCATGACCGAGCAGATCGATCCCACCGCGATCACCACCGGCAGCGCCTACGAGAAGGAATATGAGCTGCCGCAAGGGCTGCCGGAGGCGCTGCACCTGTTGCGCAAGGAAGAAAAGCTGCGCTGGGTGCTGGGCGAGCGCTTCATCGACGTGTATGCTGCCATCAAGGAGCTCGAACACCAGGAATTCATGACTGTCATCAGTCCCTGGGAACGGGAGCACCTGCTGCTGCACGTATAA